The Candidatus Nanohalovita haloferacivicina region CTAATTTCCGTGTTCTTGTTGCTGGTGGTGGCAGCGGTGGTAAAGGTAACCCTACAGGAGATCAGGCGGTTCCAAGAGATGCTAATCAGTCAGGTTCTGAATCAGATCAGAACGTAGAGGGAGATAACGACAACCCTGGTCAGACGGAGGTAGAGGTTCCTGTACCAGAACCAGAACCTGTGCCGGAACCAGTGCCTGAGCCAGATCCAACTGTTAACTTGAATGTTGAGGCCTGGAATGTGTCGGCTTCAACTGATAGAGGCCGTTTCGCCCGTATAAAGCTTAAAGTTGAGAATATTGGAGGTAGTCCGGCCTCTGATGTTGTGATACGTCCTGATACTGATCTTCTTCCAGGAGAATGGAGTGCAAGGCCTGCTAATATTGCGAATCTTTCTGTAAATGAAACTGTGAATAGATCTGTGTTTATTCAGCCTTCTGAATCGGTTAATCCTGCTACTTACAGGCTGGTTATGAGAGCTAGGAACTCTGAGAGGCTTCTGGATATTGAGGAAACTCTTCTAACGGTTAATCAGGAGGTTTTCCGGTCTGAGATCAGGATAAGTGAGGCCCCACAGGTTGTCAGGATTGGAGCTAATCAGGGTAATCAGATTCCTCTTTTGATCCAGAATATTGGTGAAGGCCCTGTTAACAGCACTCAGGTACAGGTTCAGAATGTTGAGAGCTGTGGCTCTATAAGTGCGGAGGATGTAGGAGTCATCAATGTCAATGAAAGTAAGTCGCTTACTCTGAACGTCAATGCGTCTGACAACATTGAGGACTGTAATGCAACTGTTATTGTCTCGACAAACGATGGTTCTTACTCTTTCTCCAACATGCAGATCCAGGTGGTGGCTGATCAGGGTATTGTGCCGCCAGAACTTAGATTTCCGGTCTTTGCGTCTGCATGGACAATTCTGCTTGTAATCTACTCAATTGTAATGACAAGATACGAACTCAGCAGTTTGAGCGTCAGGATTCCATTTATACTTCTGATAGTTGGAGAAGCTGCAATATTCATCTACATCTCGGCAGAGTACTACAGCCTGATACCGGCCTTCCTGCTACCATTCTAGAGGTCTTCAACCACGTGCTTACATAGAGCAATAACTTCATCGGCTTCTACGTCGATCTTCTTGATATATTGCTCTCTGTTCATGGTCTCAAAGAAGTCTGCAAGTTGTTTCATATTGTCCGAGTCCTCAGGCAACTGTTCTGCCAGCTCCTGGTATGTAAGTTCGCGTTTTATACCTAGCTCGGTCTCGAGATATCCTTTCATCACGTGAGCTGTCTTTACCGCTACCTCTCTATCGCTTTCAAGCTTGGAGTATTTATCAAGAACCTCTTTCACATCAGAATCATTCATACTGCCGTCATCGTCACCTTGGCCTTTATCATCGCTGTTCAGACGCGCACTAATCTTTTCACGGAAGTTCTGAATCTTCTCTCTAGGCCCTCCACCTTCGTCTTCTTCCTCTTCATCTTCGCTATCTCTTACAGCCCCCATCAACATCTGAAGATCTTCCTCGGCCTCTTCACGCATCTCCTCCTGGGACTTATCAGAATCATCTTCCTCCCCATCAGAACTTTCCCGGCCTTCGTCAACATCAATTTCCAGCTCTTCTGCAATCTTTCGCAGATCTTCTGTGCTGGACTGCTGAAGTTTCTCAGGATCAAGGCCTTCATCTTTCAGGCCTCCGATCAGGCCTTCTCTCTCCTTCTTATCGTCTCTGATTGACTTCAATTCGTCGATAGGGATATTTTCGAGTTCGTTATCTGGCACATCCATGTCAATGTCTTCAAGTATCTCTTTTTTCTTCTCAAACTCGGAAACTTCTTCATTTTCTCCCTTGCTATCTCCTTCCTCTTTTTCCTCTGTTTCTTCTTCACTTTCGGCCTCTTCACTCTCTTCTTCTGATTTATCTTCCTCTTTATCATTTTTGGAATCCTCTTTTTCTTCTTCGGAGGCCTCTTCATTGTTTTCTTTGTCGTCAGAGTCTTCCTCGTCTTCGCTATCCTCTTCCTCGGTTTCTGGTTCTTGTTCGCCGTTCTCTGATTCTTCATCTATGTCGGAGTCCTTTTCTACTGTTTCCAGATCGGATTCCAGTTTTTCAATGTCTTCGCTGGTTTTCTCTAGATCTTTCTCTACTTTTTTCTGTCTTATTTTCTTCTCAAGGAATTTTTTGGCAGTCTTTCGATCCTTGACTTTTTTCTCGGAGTTTAGAAGTGTCTGCATTACTTCTACGCTAGGATTGTTTTCTGTTACATATTTCTTGATGTCTGCAACTGTTCCACCAACTAGATCAAGGAGATCTTCCTGGCTGACGTCCTCTGCCTGGTCTCCATCAAATTCTGCGCTTTCAAGTTCCGTTACTTCGTTCATAAGGCCTTCAATATGTTCGAGTTCGTCCTCTGCCAGGCCCAATTTCTGCGATACCTTCTGTTTCTCCATCTGTCTGTCAATTATCTCGAGAACTTTCTCTCTGTTTTTTCCTGATTGTTCGGCCGATCTGAGAATTTCAAGGTCGTTGACAGGTACCTCTCTGCTTTCAATCTCTGATCTGAATTCTTCTACGCTGCTTGTTGTCAGTGATGAGATGTCGTTGATCTCGAGTTTTTCCAGTTCGTCGGCCATAGTATTCAACTAGTTTTTCTGAATTTAGTTGTTAAGGTAGGATTTCAAGACCGGTACTTTTCAGCACCCACTCCACTATCAGAAGCAGGGCACCGAGGAAGATAAATACTGTAGTGAAGTCCTGAGCAGTTTCTCTATTGGTAATACCCACAATTTCAGGATCCAGAGCTGTATTGTTGGTCATGAAGACGCTTTCTCCGCCTGTGCTGTTTGAGAGTCTTTCAAGTTCGTCTTCGTTAAGGTTAGGGAAGTCAGCTCTTGAAGCATTGTTCCCGTTAATTATCTGGTACTGATCTCCTTCTCTGTTCTTTCCAAGGCCTATAGTGTAGACTGAAATATTATTGTTGTTTGCAAATCGGATAGATTCATTGATTCCCGATCCTACATTGTTTTCTCCATCGGTGATAAGTATTATTCTTCTTGGTGTTGTGGAGTTCTGAAGGATTGTGCCTGAGCTTATGACCGCGTCACCGATAGCTGTACCGGCCCTGTCGCCTATCTCCATCCTCCTGATATCTATCTTTTTCTCTGCAAGATTTCCAGAAGGCTCTGAAACCACGTTTACATCTCCAGAGTATGATACGAGGCCTAGTGTTGTCTGATTTGTCATTTCATCTACGAGGCCTGTTGCGATATCTTTTGCTGCCTGGAATCTGGTCGGTTCTATGTCGGTTGTGAACATTGATGAGGATGAGTCTACTGCGATGACGTAGCTTGCGTCTGCTACTGATGTTTCTCTGACAAGTTCTGGCCCTGATACTCCGATTATGAGGCATGTGATTGCTGCGAGTTTTAGGAAGGCCAGTATATTGCTGGATCTGAGGAAGTTTCCTCCTGCTACTTTCTGAAGTGTTTCATAGTTCCCGAACTTCATGGCGCGGGCCTTCTTCATTTTTCGGGAGTAAATGGTTATTCCAAATAATAGGCCTATGATGAGTCCGAGGAGTGGTGCGTACTGGTATGAGAACTGTATTTCCATTTTTACCAGTCACTTCCGGTTTCATCCATGTACTCTGCGAAGGCTCCGGAGAACTGTTCTCGGGTGTCGACCTTGATCACTCCTGCTCCAGCACCTTCCATTTTTGATTTCAGAGCTTTCTCTTCGTTTCGAGCTTTTTCGTTGTACTTCTCCCTTATCTTGTCAGTATTTACTGTCATCTGCTGGCTTCCGGCCGGTGATTTGAATCTCATGTTTCCGCCCTCCGGCAGTTTGTAGTCTCTTAGATCGCGGGTCATGATGCACATTACGTGCCTGAACTTTTCTGACGCAATTTTCATTTTTGCCTTCCAATCTCCCTTGGCCTCGATAAAGTCTGATACAATGAATAGGGCGGTGTTGGCCTTGATCTGTCCAATAGTATCATTGAGGGCCTCTTCCAGGTTGAAGGTTCCGCCGTGGTTACTGAATTTGGTGACTTCGAGAAGTACTTTCTGGTACTGATCCTGGCCTCCATCAGGATTGATTGTTATCTGATCGTCACCGTACATTCCGAATCCCGCGTTAATTCCGGCGTCGATAGAAGCGTATGTTAGAGCAGCTGCGACAACTGCAGCGTACTCTGACTTCATCTTGTCCGCGGTTCCAAACATCATGGAGTCGGAGACATCGAGAATAATGTAGACGTCCATATCTTTCTCCTCCTCATACTCTTTAACGAACAATGCGTCTGTACTTGCAGAGTTCTTCCAGTCGATTCTGGATGCGTCGTCTGTTACCTGGTACTCTCTGAGGTCGGAGAATTCGATACCTGAGGCCTGAAACTGTTCTTTGTATTTTAACGCGAATCTGAAGAGTTCGGCAACACGTTTAACTTCTGTATCAACTCTTGCAGTTAAATCGTCGGAGCCGAAGAAGTCCTCTTCCTTCATCTACCTCACCGGCACTGTATTTACAATATCATCGATTATGTCCTTAATTTCAATTCCCTGGGCCTCTCCCTCGTAGTTAAGAAGGATTCTGTGGATGAAAACTGGCTCGATAATGGCTCTGACATCTTCAGGTGTTACATAGTGTCTCTTGTTGTATAGTGCGTGAGCTCTTGCTGCCAATGCAAGGTTAATGCTTGCTCTCGGTGTGCAACCCCATTCAATGTACTCTCCGTATTCCAGGCCGTAGTTTTCAGGGTTTCTGGATGTATCCACGAGGTCCACAATATATTCCTTGATCTCCTGACTGACAGTTACCTGTTTTGCGAACTCCTGTATTTCGAGCACGTCTTCGTCGTCTACAACTACTCCAACATCGAAGTCCTCGTCGTCCATAATGTTTGCGTTCATGTCGATAATCTTCTGTTCGTTCTTCTTCTTAGGGTAGTCAAGGTAGATCTTGAACAGGAAACGATCGATCTGGGCCTCCGGCAATGGGTATGTTCCACCCTGCTCTGTAGGATTCTGTGTGGCCAGTGTGAAGAATGGCTCTGGCAAATGGAAGGTCTGGTCTCCAATCGATACTTTGTGCTCCTGCATGGCCTCAAGCATCGCACTCTGAACCTTTGGAGGAGCACGGTTAATCTCATCTGCAAGAATAAAGTTTGCAAAGATAGGCCCTTTCTCAACGTAGAAACCTTTATCCTCGTTGTAAGCCTCTACACCGACAATATCTGAAGGAAGCTTGTCGGGAGTGAACTGGATGCGGTGGAAATCAGTGTTTCCAACTACGCGGCCCAGTTGTTCAACTAGAAGAGATTTTCCAAGGCCTGGTACTCCCTCAAGAA contains the following coding sequences:
- a CDS encoding vWA domain-containing protein encodes the protein MEIQFSYQYAPLLGLIIGLLFGITIYSRKMKKARAMKFGNYETLQKVAGGNFLRSSNILAFLKLAAITCLIIGVSGPELVRETSVADASYVIAVDSSSSMFTTDIEPTRFQAAKDIATGLVDEMTNQTTLGLVSYSGDVNVVSEPSGNLAEKKIDIRRMEIGDRAGTAIGDAVISSGTILQNSTTPRRIILITDGENNVGSGINESIRFANNNNISVYTIGLGKNREGDQYQIINGNNASRADFPNLNEDELERLSNSTGGESVFMTNNTALDPEIVGITNRETAQDFTTVFIFLGALLLIVEWVLKSTGLEILP
- a CDS encoding DUF58 domain-containing protein, with the protein product MKEEDFFGSDDLTARVDTEVKRVAELFRFALKYKEQFQASGIEFSDLREYQVTDDASRIDWKNSASTDALFVKEYEEEKDMDVYIILDVSDSMMFGTADKMKSEYAAVVAAALTYASIDAGINAGFGMYGDDQITINPDGGQDQYQKVLLEVTKFSNHGGTFNLEEALNDTIGQIKANTALFIVSDFIEAKGDWKAKMKIASEKFRHVMCIMTRDLRDYKLPEGGNMRFKSPAGSQQMTVNTDKIREKYNEKARNEEKALKSKMEGAGAGVIKVDTREQFSGAFAEYMDETGSDW
- a CDS encoding AAA family ATPase, whose protein sequence is MVSKYADYSEEEMSETADEFGEMIRTMEKEIQKGYIGQEDVINKILLTIVAGGNVLLEGVPGLGKSLLVEQLGRVVGNTDFHRIQFTPDKLPSDIVGVEAYNEDKGFYVEKGPIFANFILADEINRAPPKVQSAMLEAMQEHKVSIGDQTFHLPEPFFTLATQNPTEQGGTYPLPEAQIDRFLFKIYLDYPKKKNEQKIIDMNANIMDDEDFDVGVVVDDEDVLEIQEFAKQVTVSQEIKEYIVDLVDTSRNPENYGLEYGEYIEWGCTPRASINLALAARAHALYNKRHYVTPEDVRAIIEPVFIHRILLNYEGEAQGIEIKDIIDDIVNTVPVR